From one Bacillus sp. Marseille-P3661 genomic stretch:
- a CDS encoding YaaC family protein, with product MEYRYQIWQSFSTFHSSINAQKYLLQCYKNIEIQDPEKRSYENCYPFIYYLDHGKNYYQLSAQAPISIKPILLFYGMVQLLKACLLTVDPQYPESTSVLAHGVSTRKRKKRDYDFLKDEVKIQRNGLFPHVAEKMFHVKHLESEKYTMEILLARIPEMNNLFKISLEKFNSYRVGQIDDKELLIPIKILDDLKMTNSRFASFLKQQFEFELNPQQTKNYISIQINDSVCRYDCSPMQYDYFNQALYLPKDRVLYDYFPEILVHYLLLYNLSMISRYETEWWSELLRSYSSLDYPFINNFLDLSIHKVPYFIYQYLNQKIK from the coding sequence ATGGAATATAGATACCAGATTTGGCAATCCTTCTCAACCTTTCACTCGTCTATTAATGCCCAGAAATATTTATTACAATGCTATAAAAATATAGAAATCCAAGACCCTGAAAAAAGAAGCTATGAAAATTGTTATCCGTTTATATATTATCTTGATCATGGTAAAAATTATTATCAACTGTCTGCACAAGCACCTATATCTATTAAACCTATTTTGCTTTTTTATGGGATGGTTCAACTATTAAAAGCATGCTTATTAACAGTGGATCCTCAATATCCCGAATCAACCTCTGTACTAGCACATGGCGTATCGACTAGAAAAAGAAAAAAACGAGATTATGATTTTTTAAAAGATGAGGTTAAGATTCAACGAAATGGGCTCTTTCCTCATGTTGCAGAGAAGATGTTTCATGTGAAACACCTTGAGTCTGAGAAATACACAATGGAAATTCTCTTGGCGCGAATTCCTGAAATGAATAACCTATTCAAAATAAGTTTGGAAAAATTTAATAGTTACCGAGTGGGGCAGATTGATGATAAGGAATTATTAATACCCATTAAAATTTTAGATGATCTTAAAATGACTAATTCAAGGTTTGCAAGTTTTTTAAAACAACAGTTTGAATTTGAATTAAATCCTCAACAAACAAAGAATTATATTTCTATTCAAATAAATGACTCAGTCTGCCGTTACGATTGTTCACCAATGCAATATGATTACTTTAACCAGGCGTTATATTTACCAAAAGATAGAGTACTTTATGATTATTTCCCTGAGATTCTGGTGCATTATTTATTACTGTATAATTTAAGCATGATCAGCCGATATGAAACTGAATGGTGGAGTGAACTGTTACGCAGTTATAGCAGCCTGGACTACCCGTTCATAAATAATTTTTTGGATTTAAGCATACATAAGGTGCCATATTTTATCTACCAATACTTGAATCAAAAAATAAAATAG
- the gyrA gene encoding DNA gyrase subunit A yields the protein MEEERQQVIEVNISNEMKTSFMDYAMSVIVSRALPDVRDGLKPVHRRILFAMNESGMTADKAYKKSARIVGDVIGKYHPHGDSAVYEAMVRMAQDFNYRYMLVDGHGNFGSVDGDPAAAMRYTEARMSKIAMEMVRDINKDTIDYQDNYDGSEREPVVLPARFPNLLVNGAAGIAVGMATNIPPHNLGEIIDGVLAISNNRDITIAELMEIVTGPDFPTAGQILGRSGIRRAYETGKGSITIRAKSVIEEKPNGRQTIIVNEIPYQVNKAKLIEKIAELVRDKKLEGISDLRDESDRKGMRIVIEVKRDANANVLLNNLYKQTALQTSFGINMLALVDGHPKVLNLKQALSHYLDHQIVIIRRRTEFELRKAEARAHILEGLRIALDHIDEIIALIRASQTTDIARQGLMDNFNLSEKQAQAILDMRLQRLTGLERDKIEEEYQELVKLIAELKAILADEQKVIDIIREELSEIKERFNDDRRTEILAGSFGEIEDEDLIPEQNIVITLTHHGYIKRLPADTYKSQRRGGRGIQGMGTNEDDFVEHLLSPSTHDTILFFSNKGKVYRLKGYEIPEYSRTAKGIPIINLLEIEKDEWINAVIPVQEYHDDWFLFFATKEGIVKRSPLSAFAHIRKGGLIALNVRENDEVISVGLTDGSKEIMIGTKDGLLIRFPETDVRSMGRSATGVKGITLNEGDQVIGMEILEENIEVLVVTKYGYGKRTPLSEYRIQSRGGKGIKTCNITEKNGPVSAVKAVEGNEDLMLITESGVVIRMPVESISVTGRNTQGVKLIRLDENTVVSTVAKIEREDEHEDQENFSDEETQQTEDLTETEAISDETMSGESLDDTSDDEE from the coding sequence ATGGAGGAAGAACGCCAGCAGGTTATAGAGGTTAATATAAGTAATGAAATGAAGACTTCATTTATGGATTATGCGATGAGCGTTATTGTTTCACGCGCACTACCTGATGTAAGAGATGGATTAAAACCGGTTCATCGCCGAATTTTGTTTGCCATGAATGAGTCTGGAATGACAGCTGATAAAGCATATAAGAAGTCAGCACGTATTGTTGGGGATGTAATCGGTAAATATCATCCACATGGAGACTCAGCAGTTTATGAAGCAATGGTGCGGATGGCACAGGATTTTAACTATCGTTATATGTTAGTAGATGGACATGGCAATTTTGGTTCAGTTGACGGTGACCCGGCAGCAGCTATGCGTTATACAGAGGCGCGTATGTCCAAAATTGCTATGGAAATGGTCCGCGATATTAACAAAGATACAATTGACTACCAAGATAACTATGATGGCTCTGAAAGGGAGCCGGTTGTATTGCCAGCACGTTTCCCAAATCTTTTAGTAAACGGAGCGGCAGGTATTGCCGTGGGGATGGCTACTAATATTCCACCTCACAATTTAGGGGAAATTATCGATGGAGTATTGGCAATAAGTAATAACCGAGATATTACAATTGCTGAGTTAATGGAAATTGTAACAGGTCCTGACTTCCCTACAGCTGGGCAAATATTAGGACGAAGCGGGATTCGCCGGGCTTATGAAACTGGAAAAGGCTCGATTACTATTCGTGCTAAGTCAGTTATTGAAGAAAAGCCAAACGGGAGACAAACCATTATTGTTAACGAAATCCCGTATCAGGTTAATAAGGCTAAGCTAATTGAAAAAATTGCCGAACTTGTTCGCGACAAAAAGCTTGAGGGAATTTCCGATTTGCGTGACGAGTCAGATCGAAAAGGTATGCGTATCGTCATCGAAGTAAAACGAGATGCCAATGCTAACGTTCTACTTAACAATTTATATAAACAAACGGCCTTACAAACTAGCTTTGGTATTAATATGCTAGCACTAGTTGATGGGCATCCTAAGGTTTTAAATTTAAAGCAGGCTTTATCACATTATTTAGACCATCAAATTGTTATTATTCGCCGTCGTACAGAGTTTGAATTGCGTAAAGCAGAGGCTAGAGCACATATTTTAGAAGGTTTACGAATAGCTCTAGACCATATTGATGAAATAATTGCTTTAATTCGCGCATCGCAAACAACCGACATTGCTAGACAAGGCTTAATGGATAACTTTAATTTATCTGAAAAACAAGCACAAGCAATACTTGATATGCGCTTACAACGCTTAACAGGATTAGAAAGAGATAAGATCGAAGAAGAATATCAAGAGCTTGTTAAGCTAATAGCTGAATTGAAAGCTATTTTAGCTGACGAACAAAAGGTTATCGATATTATTAGAGAAGAATTAAGTGAAATTAAAGAGAGATTTAACGATGATCGCCGTACAGAAATCCTTGCTGGTAGTTTTGGCGAAATTGAAGATGAGGATTTAATTCCTGAGCAAAATATCGTAATAACGCTAACTCATCATGGCTATATTAAGCGACTTCCGGCTGATACATACAAAAGCCAGCGTCGTGGCGGTCGCGGTATTCAAGGTATGGGAACAAATGAAGATGACTTTGTTGAACATTTACTGTCACCTTCTACGCATGATACAATTTTGTTCTTTAGCAATAAAGGAAAAGTATATCGTCTAAAAGGTTATGAAATTCCAGAATATAGCCGAACAGCGAAAGGAATTCCGATTATTAATCTCCTTGAGATCGAAAAAGATGAATGGATTAATGCCGTCATTCCAGTGCAGGAATATCACGATGATTGGTTCCTATTCTTTGCAACGAAAGAAGGTATCGTCAAGCGCTCCCCTCTTTCTGCATTTGCACATATTAGAAAAGGCGGTCTAATTGCCCTAAATGTAAGAGAAAATGATGAAGTTATTTCAGTTGGGTTAACAGACGGATCAAAAGAGATTATGATTGGTACAAAAGATGGCTTACTAATTCGGTTCCCTGAGACTGATGTTCGCTCCATGGGACGTTCTGCAACTGGTGTAAAAGGGATTACCTTGAATGAAGGTGACCAGGTAATTGGTATGGAAATTCTTGAAGAAAATATCGAAGTTTTAGTCGTTACGAAATACGGATATGGTAAGCGTACCCCTCTTTCTGAATATCGAATTCAAAGTCGCGGTGGTAAAGGTATTAAAACTTGCAATATAACGGAAAAGAATGGTCCGGTATCCGCAGTTAAAGCTGTAGAGGGTAATGAAGACCTTATGTTAATTACGGAGAGCGGTGTCGTAATTCGTATGCCTGTAGAAAGCATTTCAGTAACTGGACGAAATACACAAGGTGTCAAGTTAATACGATTAGATGAAAATACAGTTGTGTCAACTGTTGCTAAAATTGAACGAGAAGATGAACACGAGGATCAAGAGAACTTTAGCGATGAAGAGACCCAACAAACAGAAGATTTAACAGAAACAGAAGCTATATCCGATGAGACAATGTCCGGTGAATCTTTAGATGATACATCAGATGATGAGGAATAA
- a CDS encoding HD-GYP domain-containing protein: MRIKPNQLIEGCILSADVVSLTRHPIIPKKSIISEQNIQVIKAFLIKEVQVEPTLVSGEPFTPSEVLEEENNEPKSSEYKEESFAVIYLKAVQAYKKLFKGWQSGLSIDMPIVRSTVLPVLEAALKAPSDIFTFHHYPTEEDYLYHHAISVGLLSTVIAKALNFPKGDCIQIGIAGAMADCGMAKIDPKIFNKKVSLTKQEFEEVKRHPEYSYLMLKQVKLLKDDVRIAVYQHHERIDGSGYPNGLTSELLYPYGRIIAVADVYSAMTSERSYKSKQSPFKVLESILQDQFGKFDIKVVQALTKALANFSSGTRVRLSNNQIGEIVFIEPKSPTRPMIKLENTGEIIQLTNHRQLYIEEIL; the protein is encoded by the coding sequence ATGAGGATTAAACCAAATCAATTAATTGAAGGCTGTATTTTATCAGCGGATGTTGTCTCACTCACCCGTCACCCGATTATTCCAAAAAAGTCAATCATTTCAGAACAAAATATACAAGTAATTAAAGCGTTTCTAATTAAGGAGGTTCAGGTAGAGCCTACGCTTGTTAGTGGTGAACCGTTTACACCAAGTGAAGTACTAGAAGAAGAAAATAATGAACCAAAAAGTTCGGAATATAAAGAAGAAAGCTTTGCGGTTATTTACTTAAAAGCAGTTCAGGCCTATAAAAAGCTATTCAAAGGGTGGCAATCCGGTTTATCTATTGATATGCCAATTGTCCGCTCAACGGTTTTACCTGTATTAGAAGCAGCTTTAAAAGCTCCAAGTGATATCTTTACCTTTCATCACTATCCAACAGAAGAAGATTACTTATATCACCATGCTATTTCAGTTGGATTATTATCAACTGTAATAGCAAAGGCTTTGAATTTCCCTAAAGGAGATTGCATTCAAATCGGAATTGCAGGTGCAATGGCAGATTGCGGTATGGCCAAAATTGACCCCAAAATTTTCAATAAAAAGGTTTCATTAACTAAACAAGAATTTGAGGAAGTAAAAAGGCACCCTGAATATAGTTATCTTATGCTCAAACAAGTAAAGCTTTTGAAGGATGATGTAAGGATAGCTGTTTATCAGCATCATGAACGAATAGATGGCAGCGGCTATCCAAATGGACTTACAAGTGAATTATTATATCCATACGGCCGTATTATTGCTGTTGCTGACGTTTATAGTGCAATGACATCCGAACGTAGTTACAAGAGTAAACAGTCACCATTTAAAGTATTGGAGTCTATTCTTCAAGATCAATTTGGTAAGTTTGATATTAAAGTGGTTCAGGCATTAACAAAGGCACTGGCTAATTTCTCATCAGGAACTCGGGTCCGTCTTTCAAATAATCAAATTGGGGAAATCGTCTTTATTGAACCTAAATCCCCTACCCGTCCTATGATTAAATTGGAAAATACAGGTGAGATCATTCAACTCACCAATCACCGCCAACTGTATATTGAAGAAATATTGTAA